A single genomic interval of Agromyces cerinus harbors:
- a CDS encoding TetR/AcrR family transcriptional regulator, with protein MPKVTAAYREARRDEIIDAALRAFAAKGFQGTSMADVIAETGLSAGAIYGHFAGKKELFAAVAGRVLDSRSSELDAQRRGGEPLPPGQIIATLLDGMRREPFGNVIVQLWGEAAVDDEIRLLVQGVFHRLRDTVRARLLEWAAADPRRVDGDPEEWAARLAPVVLGLGPGYMVQRLIVDDFDDEAYLRTLSEALPH; from the coding sequence ATGCCGAAGGTCACCGCCGCGTACCGCGAGGCGCGCAGGGACGAGATCATCGACGCCGCGCTGCGGGCCTTCGCCGCAAAGGGCTTCCAGGGCACCTCGATGGCCGACGTCATCGCCGAGACCGGCCTGTCGGCCGGAGCGATCTACGGGCACTTCGCCGGCAAGAAGGAACTGTTCGCCGCAGTCGCCGGTCGGGTGCTCGACTCCCGCAGCAGCGAGCTCGACGCCCAGCGCCGCGGCGGGGAGCCGCTCCCGCCCGGGCAGATCATCGCCACCCTCCTCGACGGCATGCGCCGTGAGCCGTTCGGCAATGTCATCGTGCAGCTCTGGGGCGAAGCAGCCGTCGACGACGAGATCCGCCTGCTCGTGCAGGGCGTGTTCCACCGGCTGCGCGACACCGTGCGCGCCCGGCTCCTCGAGTGGGCCGCCGCCGATCCACGGCGCGTCGACGGCGACCCCGAGGAGTGGGCCGCCCGGCTCGCGCCGGTCGTGCTCGGCCTCGGCCCCGGGTACATGGTGCAGCGCCTCATCGTCGACGACTTCGACGATGAGGCGTACCTGCGCACGCTCAGCGAGGCACTCCCCCACTGA